DNA sequence from the Alkaliphilus metalliredigens QYMF genome:
TATATAAAATTGTCCCCATTGTTTGCTAGGGTAGATTCTCTGGGGTTTTCTTTAATAAAGCTTGAATTTAGCAATTATAAAATTTGAAATCAATTTGTTTAGATAAGCATAATTACTTTTTAGAGTTAGAATTGGAGATGAAAGATATGGATGCTGTTATTCGTAAAATTTTAAATAAGAATCAAATAAATGAACCATTTATTAAATTAACTACCCATGGTATTGCAAATGAGATATATGCAACACCGAATTTTATTTTAAGGATTCCTACAGATCATCCAGAAGCAAATTCAGATGCTTTTACTGAATCTGTAGCAGCTCCATTGGCTAAGTCAAATGGAATAAAAACACCAGAATTAATTTGCTTTGATAACTCTTATACGATACTAAACAAAACATATTCTATTTGGGAAAGGATTCATGGATTCACTCTTGGTGAAATAGATGATTATTTGCATTATTGTAATACATGGAAGGAAATAGGTTTTGAACTTGGGAAATTGCATGTTAATATTAAAAGCTGTGATGACCCAAACGGATGGCTTGATAATCCTGATAGAGACTACACAAAAGATATGATAATCAAGAGTTTACTTAATAATGATAACAAATCTTTATATTTGTTAGAGCTAGTAGAAAGTAAATATAAAGATCAAACTTTTTCTTATAAGAAATGTTTTGTCCATGGAGATACTAATGAGTTTAATTTTTTATGTACAAATAATGATCAATTATTATCTATTATTGATTGGGGTGATGCAGGTTGGGCAGATCCAGCTATAGATTTTTACATGATCCCAATAGAGGCTATAGATAATGTTTTAGAAGGTTATAGTCAAATTGCAGGAATAAATGTTGAGTATAATTTTATAAATCGAATTATTTTAGATAAAGTATGGACAGGAATTGAAGAAAGACAAGATATATGTCTATTAGAAAAGAATATAATGAAATTAGAAAGTCAGCTACTAAAAAGGTTGTAGTTTTAAAAGTATATTGGTATTATGCTTAATTATCAAAGAAGCGAGTAGCGTATTAAATAAAATTAAGAATAAATTAACTGATAAATTATCGGGGTATTTCTTACGGGTCAATGGGGACAACTTTACATAACAATGTGTTCAAGTTCGTGCAGTGGGGTCAAGTATTTGGAGTAGAGCTGCACAAACCATAGATACTAAGCCAAGTCTGGCTAAGTATCTATGGTGTCTTGAACACGGGGACGTTATATGCAATCCCTGTTGAAAAATAGTAACAATAGGTAAAAGGAAGATAGTAAAGATAGTCACATCAGAGAAAAATAGGTATTAGCCAGAAGGAGGTAAGAGAATGTATAAATTATCAAAATCTACAATCAATAAATACAGAACAGCATCATTGGTAGTTTTTGCTATATTGACCATTATGGGATATCGTAAAATAATCATTTTTCCTGTAGCTATGGCAACAATACTGACATTAATAGAATGGTATAAATACGAGAAAGAAAGATTTTTTGTGAATTTGACTAAGGGAGTAATTATTACTATTATTATGACTGGTATTATTATTGGTTTAATGAAATATTCTAATTGGCTAATAGATAAGCAACTTTAATCTTATTTTATTTCTAGAGAGGTACTTAATAGGGAGAAGAATTAGTATTATATTATCTTTTTAAAGGATATCAGGTGGATGATGTGATTCAAATACAATAGTCAGTGAATATATTGAAAAACAGTATAATTGTAAAATTTCAATTACTTACTTTATTAAAATCATAATTTATGGAATAGCTGGTTTTTCTTATAATTGACCTAACAATATGGATAATTGTTTACGGTGGAATAAGTCTATTTTTTTCTAAGTTATTAAATAAACAGAAAAAAGTATTAAGTAATATTATGTACTCTCTTTCCTATGAGTCAAAAAAAGTAATAAATTAGTGGGAGTAGAAAACTTAGAGTCAACGGAACAGCATATAACAGAGCCTTAGCAGATATCGGAAAGAGGGTTTTAAGGGAAAGTCCGACATCGCTAAGCCTCGAAACGTTATCTGAAATTCCCAAAGTGCATTAAAAGACTCAAATTCCAGGGGGGAAATCATGAAAAAAATAGTTGAAGCAAGTGAAAAGACAATCGATAGTTTAACCAAATTAGCGATAGATCTTTGGCCAGATAATGAGTACGAAGATCTTAAGAATGAATACTTTTCATTACTAAAATCTGAAAACCACAAGGTTTTTCTTTGTATAGTTGATGACTTGCCTATAGCTTTTATCCAGCTTTCAATAAGAAGTGATTATGTTGAAGGTTCTGAAAGTAATCCTGTGGGTTATGTGGAAGGAATATTTGTAAACCCTAATTTAAGAAGACAAGGAATATCAAAAGAACTTATGATTAAAGGAGAAGAATGGGTTAAAGAAAAAGGTTGCAAACAAATTGGTTCGGATATTGAATATGATAATGACACAAGTTATCACTTTCATATGAATATAGGGTTTAAAGAAGCAAATAGAATTATTTGTTTTATTAAGGATATTGAATGAAATCTGAAGTGGATTCGACGAAGTAAGGGAACTCCAGATAACAATGTGTTCGCACAAGGGTGCTGGAGGGCACGTTTGGGGGGGCAAGTTCAGCGCACCACACCTTCTCGCTGGGTGGCAAGCACCGCCAAGACGGTTTATCTTTGGGGTCCAGCTCGGAAGGCGTCGCAAACACGGAAGCGTTAGGCGAAACTTTATACTAGGGGGGATTGAAATATCTATGGTATATGCGTTAATTAAAGTCTTTGATAAAGAGGAGCATGCTAAAGAGTTCCAAAGTGGAATATTATTTAGTAGGCAATTACGAGTATATAGAGCAATTGAAGACAAGGAAACTGATAACAGAAATGATGAAAATGAAGGTTTAGTAGCCCAATATAACCTTATTAATGAAAAAATAATAATAGGGAAGGGTTTGGAGGCATTTGAATTGAAGTATGAAGATATCGTTAAACCAGTAAAAGTTTACCAGAACAAATATGACTTTTCATTTATTTTTTGTATGTATGCTATTCATAGTAAAGACTGGAAACGAATCGAAAAAAAGAAGTTAGAAGAGTTTTACAGTGATATGGCTATCAGAAAAGAAATAGAAAAACTTGGCGATTATGCAGTTATTATAACTAATGTTACTAAGTTTATTGATAGAGTAAAAAAAATGGCTGAGAAAGCAAACATTGATATGCAAGGCAACTTGGTTAAATATAAAGATTTAAGCAACCATAATGGAAAAATATCAGATGATCAAGTTGGATTTGTGAAAGATATTAGATTTAAACATCAAAATGAGTACAGATTTAAGTTTGAATTTCAAGACAATTCAGAGTTTAAGAAAATAAATATTGTTGATATATCAGATATAAGCATTTTAATGAAAGCGAAAGAGATAAATCAGAGGATTACCTTTAATTTTGGTTAGCTATCAGAGCTTCGCCTAACAAGCCATTCCCACAAGGGTGCTGGTGAGCAAGTGTTTAGGGAAAGGTCAGAGCACCACACCTTCTCACTGGGTGCAAGCACCGCCAAGGGAGTATTCATTTAGGGTCCAGTTCGAAGGCGTTGGGAATGGCAAAAACGTTATATGCCATCCCTAAGATATTGTAGATTTGGTAGATAGGAAAAAAGATATAGAAAATCGATAAAATGTAATAGATGAAAAAGACGACAGAATAACACCCAAAGTTAAAGCCTAGGTTTTTTCACAGACATATATGCGAATTTAATAAAATAAAGGGGAGATATTTTCATGAGAAGAAAGAAAATGGTATTAACTTTAATGTTTATGGCTCTGGTGATACTAGTATCTTGTTCATCTGATGAAAAAGAGTATACTGAATATAGTGATGGTTATATTGCTTTCAACTATCCAGCAGATTGGAATTTAAAGGTTAATGAGTCTCACAACAATAAGCAAATCTTCTTTGGAGAGGAGACTGGCTTTCAATTTGTAATAGATGTAGAAGAAATGAACGAAATGAAAAGTGAATATAAAATAAAAGAAGAAATAGAAAAAGAGTTATCTGAAGGATATGAACTTGCAGAGGAAATGGTATCAGTTGAAACTATTTCCTATCAAGAAAATAGTATAGAGGGGGAATGGGCGAAAGAGCTAAACTTAGAAGTCAACTTAGTTGATAGCCAAATTGAGCTACTTTATCAACTTTTATGATGGAGAAATTTCTTATTTAAATGAGGTGAAAGCATACTTAGGAGGATATACAGGAGTTGAAAATTTCATTGATGAAATGAAAACTAATCCTGAAAAACTAGATGAACTTAAAACTATCTTGTTGGAACTTGAGGTTGAAAGTGAAGAGGAGAGACACTCTACAATACTTGCTAATGCTTTTATTGATAATATTAATCATTTTCTAGAAGAAGAGAGTGATGAGACATTAAGTCAATATACTATAATAGCGCACAAAGAAAATATTAGGATTAAAATATTTTTTCAGAGCCATAAAGAAGAATATATTGAGAAAATAGAAACTATCGAGCACATAGTGGAATCCATAAGATTTATTGAATCATAATATATAAATTACTGTCGGATTATCTTGCTTAGACGCAACAGATGAATTAGGCGGCATTAAGTAAAAAGAGGAGGGTTAGCTTGAATTGGTTCGGGGTATTCTTGATTTTCATTGGTCTATGTTATTTAATTTATTCTATTATATTTAGAAGTAAAGTTACTCTATACTTCAAAGACATAAAAGTAATCGAAGGAAAAGAAGAGGAATATTTGAAGCTCCAATTGTATTTTTCATTTATAAATTCATTAATGGTAGTAAGTATTGGAATTATAATAACTATGTATAATTTAGATACTCCATATATTGTATTAACACCACTAATTGTTCATTTAGTAAACTTTGCAATGAAATTAACGAGTAAACAAAAAGGGTATGTAGAATATTAATTCATATCATCTTTAAGATACATCATTACAAAATATGGGTAACGATTTAGTTGATATCAAGGGTTTGCGGTAAAGGGACAGCACATAACAAAACATTTGCATAAAGGTGCTGGAAGCATGTTTCAAGGGCGGGTTCAGCACCACACCTTCTCACTGGGAGCAAAGCTCCGCTATAGGGTATTCCTTTGAGGTCCAGTTCGAAGGCGTCGCAAATGCCAAACGTTAGTTTACACCACAATATCGGGGCAGGGTATTAGGGTCAATTATTTTGCCTGATGTTACTGAATATCAGAAAGATTTTGCTAGACAAGAATAATTTTATAACAGGAAGGATTGAAAGGTAGTGGATGGATCTCAAAAACTGCTAATAGATATTGAAGGACAAAATGGAGTAATGGGTTATGGAACATTGAGTTATTATACTAAATCGAAAGTGGAAGTTGTATTATCAGGAAAAAATATTGTTCCTGTTTCCGAAAATGAACGAAATCTAAATATCTATAAATTATTGGAAAACAATTGTAATGTGATTTTTTGCACCACAGAAAAATTAGATGATTTTCAATTCTATCCTGTTCCATGTTTTTGGATTTTTGCTGTTGATGATGAAGGGAATTCTTTTGGTACAATTGGTGGTATAGGAGATATTACAGATGATGATTATCCAGTTGGATATGTAAATCAAGAGGGAATGTGTGGAAAAATAGCAGATAATTTAAAAGAATTTTTGGAGTTAATTACTTTTTATCCTAACTGGAGAGAAATCATTAGGTATGAGCAAATTCAAATAAACTACGATAGAAACGATATGGAGATGAAGCAGAAAGAATATGATTTACAATACTTCGAAAATCAACGGGAGATTGCGGAAACACTTAAACTCTCCAAGAATCCCCAATCTATTGAACTATTAATATCAAATATCAAAAGCATATCAGGATTTGTAGTATACAGCTCAAAGAACGAGGCTCAAATGACAAATACATTTTGGGATATGCACTCCCTTGATTAAATGAGAAGATGACGAGTATTATCTTTTTAAATGTGTTATAAGAAAGTGAGGTGGTTGTGGCATCAACTAACATGCCCATTCCCGCTAGAGTCTGTAGGGAACGGTCAAGAGTGTACGTCAAACTACACTCACTTTGAGGCTAAGACTTTGGAGTACGGTGAGTGTCGGGAGTGGCAGAAACGTTATAGGAAATAGTGATATCGGAGATTTTCTCTGGGGTCTATTTAAAAACACCACTTTACAAGTAATGTAGTGATTCAAAAATAATTCCATAAAATAACAAAATCAGACACCTTAATCCTAGGAATACTAATCTTAGCATAAATCAAAACCCCTAGGAGGCGCCTGATATGATTAGTATTTCCAGTAATTCGATGAAACAAACATTACACCAATATTTAATGCAGTATAGATCAGTTTTCAAGAAGCGGAGCTTTGATATTTTCTACTGGCTCATTATGGGAATCCTCTGTACAGAAGAAGTAAGATCTATACAATTTGTTTATGATAGTTTCATCAAGAAACACACCGATAAGGTGCTGAATTCAATATATTACTTTTTATCCTATTCAAAATTTCCAATAGAAGCCCTAACCACTATCACAGTTTCTATCGCTTTATCCTTGATACCAGAAAAATTAAGACAGAACACCTTATTTATAACAATTGATGATACTCTTCAAGCAAAATACGGTGCTAAATTTGATTGTTATGTTAAACATTTTGACCATACAAAAAAGAATGGAACCAAATATCTTAATGGTCATTGCTTTGTATCTGTGGTGTTGAATATTCCTTTATATTACCAAGATAAAGCGAAGTACTTAAGTATACCAATAGGCTATCGCCTGTATTCAAAGGAGCAGAACAAACTTGAAATGGCATCACAAATAATTAAATATATCATGCCTCAACTTGAGATGTTTCAAGTAATTTTACTGTGTGATAGCTGGTATAGCAAAGGAGCTATATTAGACACTGTTAAAGAATTTGACAATTTAGAGATAGTAGCAGCAGTACGACATGATACCGCAATGTATGATCTTCCTCCAGCCTCTACGGGTGGAAAAGGTAGACCTAGAAAGAAAGGTAGAAAACTAAATGCTAGAGAATTTTCCTATTCAAAGATAGGTGAATACTATGTTGCTGAGAAAAAAGTAATGGCTAATTTATTTGAAAAACCTATTTACGTTACAGTAACCACTACAGATATTAAACCATTCTCATCCATAAGAGTTTTTATTAGCAGCATCAATCCTGATGAAATTAAAACTATAAATACCGCCCTAAATACCAAAGGAGCATTGAATGATCAAAATGAAGA
Encoded proteins:
- a CDS encoding aminoglycoside phosphotransferase family protein, producing the protein MDAVIRKILNKNQINEPFIKLTTHGIANEIYATPNFILRIPTDHPEANSDAFTESVAAPLAKSNGIKTPELICFDNSYTILNKTYSIWERIHGFTLGEIDDYLHYCNTWKEIGFELGKLHVNIKSCDDPNGWLDNPDRDYTKDMIIKSLLNNDNKSLYLLELVESKYKDQTFSYKKCFVHGDTNEFNFLCTNNDQLLSIIDWGDAGWADPAIDFYMIPIEAIDNVLEGYSQIAGINVEYNFINRIILDKVWTGIEERQDICLLEKNIMKLESQLLKRL
- a CDS encoding IS701 family transposase — translated: MKQTLHQYLMQYRSVFKKRSFDIFYWLIMGILCTEEVRSIQFVYDSFIKKHTDKVLNSIYYFLSYSKFPIEALTTITVSIALSLIPEKLRQNTLFITIDDTLQAKYGAKFDCYVKHFDHTKKNGTKYLNGHCFVSVVLNIPLYYQDKAKYLSIPIGYRLYSKEQNKLEMASQIIKYIMPQLEMFQVILLCDSWYSKGAILDTVKEFDNLEIVAAVRHDTAMYDLPPASTGGKGRPRKKGRKLNAREFSYSKIGEYYVAEKKVMANLFEKPIYVTVTTTDIKPFSSIRVFISSINPDEIKTINTALNTKGALNDQNEDECTSKTLTTYRMRWNIEVMFYQHKFFWSFGNYMVRNKAAIERYVNLLFVAYTFACFLPFMDKRYEKYQFKSPQLIKRAVGVQITKELIFDSFVLSFESAKIYSTIKESVQGFLNKDWVA
- the aac(6') gene encoding aminoglycoside 6'-N-acetyltransferase is translated as MKKIVEASEKTIDSLTKLAIDLWPDNEYEDLKNEYFSLLKSENHKVFLCIVDDLPIAFIQLSIRSDYVEGSESNPVGYVEGIFVNPNLRRQGISKELMIKGEEWVKEKGCKQIGSDIEYDNDTSYHFHMNIGFKEANRIICFIKDIE